In Cyanobacteria bacterium GSL.Bin1, the following are encoded in one genomic region:
- a CDS encoding ribulose-bisphosphate carboxylase large subunit, with translation MVQAQQSSSGFKAGVQDYALTYYTPDYTPKDTDLLAAFRVTPQPGVPPEEAGAAVAAESSTGTWTTVWTDNLTDLDRYKGRCYEIEAVPGEDNQYFMFVAYPIDLFEEGSVTNMLTSIVGNVFGFKALRALRLEDLRIPFAYLKTFQGPPHGITVERDLLNKYGRPLLGCTIKPKLGLSAKNYGRAVYECLRGGLDFTKDDENINSQPFMRWRDRYLFVAEAVHKAQAETNEIKGHYLNVTAPTCEQMLERAEFVKELDMPILMHDYLTGGFTANTTLAKWCRANGVLMHIHRAMHAVIDRQKNHGIHFRVLAKCLRMSGGDHLHSGTVVGKLEGERAITLGFVDQMREDHVEEDRSRGNFFTQDWASLGGVFPVASGGIHIWHMPALVDIFGDDSCLQFGGGTLGHPWGNAPGATANRVALEACVQARNEGRNLAREGNDIIKEAARWSPELKVASELWKEIKFEYEAVDTL, from the coding sequence ATGGTACAAGCACAACAATCATCTAGTGGATTTAAGGCTGGGGTACAAGATTACGCCCTGACCTACTATACTCCCGACTACACGCCGAAAGACACTGATCTTTTAGCAGCATTCCGAGTAACTCCGCAGCCTGGGGTTCCTCCTGAAGAAGCAGGGGCTGCGGTAGCTGCTGAGTCCTCCACAGGAACTTGGACAACGGTATGGACAGACAACCTGACTGACTTAGATCGGTACAAAGGACGTTGCTACGAAATTGAAGCGGTTCCCGGTGAAGATAACCAATACTTTATGTTCGTGGCTTACCCCATCGACTTATTTGAAGAAGGGTCCGTCACGAATATGCTCACTTCAATTGTGGGGAACGTTTTTGGATTTAAAGCCTTACGGGCGCTGCGTTTAGAAGACCTTCGGATTCCTTTTGCTTACCTCAAAACTTTCCAAGGACCTCCTCATGGGATTACTGTAGAGCGTGACCTCCTCAACAAATACGGTCGTCCTTTACTCGGTTGCACCATTAAGCCCAAACTCGGTTTATCCGCGAAAAACTACGGTCGGGCAGTGTATGAGTGTCTCCGGGGTGGTTTAGACTTCACCAAAGACGACGAAAATATTAACTCTCAGCCTTTTATGCGCTGGCGCGATCGCTACCTCTTTGTTGCGGAAGCGGTTCACAAAGCACAAGCCGAAACCAACGAAATTAAAGGGCACTATCTCAACGTGACTGCGCCGACCTGTGAGCAAATGCTAGAACGGGCAGAGTTCGTGAAAGAATTGGATATGCCCATTCTCATGCACGACTACCTCACCGGCGGTTTCACGGCGAACACCACTTTAGCAAAATGGTGTCGCGCGAATGGCGTTCTCATGCACATTCACCGGGCAATGCACGCGGTCATTGACCGTCAGAAAAACCACGGGATCCACTTCCGTGTTCTCGCGAAATGCTTACGGATGTCGGGTGGCGACCACCTCCACTCAGGAACCGTTGTCGGTAAATTAGAAGGGGAACGTGCAATTACCCTTGGTTTTGTGGATCAAATGCGCGAAGACCACGTGGAAGAAGATCGCTCTCGCGGTAACTTCTTTACCCAAGATTGGGCTTCTCTAGGAGGTGTCTTCCCTGTTGCATCTGGTGGGATTCACATCTGGCATATGCCAGCACTGGTTGATATCTTTGGTGATGATTCCTGCTTACAGTTTGGTGGCGGTACCCTCGGACACCCTTGGGGAAATGCGCCGGGTGCAACAGCGAACCGGGTTGCCCTTGAAGCGTGTGTTCA